A single region of the Pygocentrus nattereri isolate fPygNat1 chromosome 27, fPygNat1.pri, whole genome shotgun sequence genome encodes:
- the npvf gene encoding pro-FMRFamide-related neuropeptide VF, translating to MPCSTLSLTLGILSSLLFQDVGAVRLPLTGDDDSNRIINGIFSENSQDIPRSLEMEEFAFNVVPTSGRASSPTILRLHPISAKPSHLHANLPLRFGREAYIERTPKSSINLPQRFGRSQEGDLTSGQQCNECRRAESPPSATLPQRFGRRNIFVEDPFRALAIFTRTLESPFPRDRTEDYDYMLETIQEDDKALKSKKYID from the exons ATGCCTTGCTCTACGCTTTCTCTAACACTAGGCATCCTGAGTAGTTTGCTGTTCCAGGATGTTGGTGCTGTCAGGCTGCCACTCACTGGCGACGACGACTCCAACAGAATCATAAACGGAATATTTTCAGAG aACAGTCAAGATATTCCACGGAGTTTAGAAATGGAGGAGTTCGCTTTCAATGTGGTCCCAACCAGTGGCAGAGCAAGTTCACCCACAATTCTGCGACTGCACCCAATATCAGCCAAACCATCACACCTGCACGCCAACCTGCCACTCCGCTTCGGCCGGGAAGCATACATCGAGCGAACACCCAAATCATCCATCAATCTTCCACAGAGGTTTGGCCGCTCTCAGGAGGGTGACCTGACCTCCGGGCAGCAGTGTAACGAGTGCCGGAGGGCTGAGTCCCCACCCTCTGCCACATTGCCACAGAGGTTTGGACGACGGAACATATTTGTTGAGGACCCTTTTCGTGCACTGGCCATATTCACACGCACCCTTGAATCACCTTTTCCTAGAGACAG GACAGAAGACTATGACTACATGCTTGAAACGATACAAGAGGACGACAAAGCTTTAAAGAGCAAAAAATACATTGACTAA